In a single window of the Nicotiana tomentosiformis chromosome 8, ASM39032v3, whole genome shotgun sequence genome:
- the LOC138897062 gene encoding uncharacterized protein, whose product MFLREYVPQSLRDAWHAEFEQLCQDSMTVSEYAVHFSGLDRHAPALVATVRERVRRFIEGLHPSIRTSMARELEMDITYQQAVSIAMRVKGMFARDREEREAKRSREIGNY is encoded by the coding sequence atgttcttgcgtgagtatgttcctcagagcctcagggatgcttggcatgCAGAGTTCGAGCAGTTGTGTCAGgattctatgactgtgtcggagtatgcagtccatttCAGTGGGTTAgatcgccatgcaccggctctggttgctacagtcagagagagggttcgtcgcttcattgagggactccaccccagtattcggaccagtatggccagggagttggagatggacatcacttatcagcaggcagtgagcattgccatgAGAGTgaagggcatgtttgcccgggaccgagaggagagagaggccaagaggtctcgagagattgGTAATTATTAa